GAGACAGAGGGTCCTTGCTGGTAATTGCAAACAGACGACACATATTTTTCAACTCCTTATGGTCTATATCTTTAAGCAGTCAAATGACCGCGGGTCAAAATTTCGAAACTTAAACATTAAAGCCACTTAATAGGACTGTCAATCTTTATTTTCCTAATGGGGATTATTATGGGTGGGGGGCGAGGCAAGAACACAAACAAAATCTAAATAAACGAACTTGTAAAAAGCTCATCCGCCAGCCACTTCATTGACTAAGAATTGCGACTATTCTTGGTTTGTGTAGGAATTAAAAATCCGGCACACTTATATAATGATTGTATTTTTTCCAGATCCTGCTCCAAACTCTTTCCAGGATGTATTTTGCCCAACCACCGGGTCCTTTTGCTATGATTATCCAGATACCAGCAGATGATCGGAACATCTGCACCTTTGGCAATGTACCAAAATCCGGTTTTAATTGTGGACACCGACCTACGGGTGCCTTCCGGCACCAGGGCCACCACCAGCTCCTCATTTTCTTCATATCTTTTAATTACACCACCCACAAACCCACGGGCTTTGTCTCGCTTCACCGGAATCCCCCCAAGACTTTTCAAAAAAAGTGACATAGGGAAAAAGAACCATTTGGATTTGATAAGTAATTTGGCATCAATTCCGGCAAGTTTGATATACGCCAAGGCCCGCACCGTATCCAGGTTGGTTGTATGTGGGAACCCGATGACCACACAGCGGGGCTCCCAATAGGCCGGCAATGGGTCATAAGTCCACCCCATCCCGGCATAAAGTAACTTGCCAAGAGCGCTGAACAAAAAAGGGAAAGGATTAATGAACATTATATGCCTCTTTATCTCTCATACGTTGATTTTTTCCCCCAAGACAATCAATTTTCATATTTTTTTCTCCCTCCAGCATTGTATCCGGGCTTAATGATCGGGGTTTTTTCCATAAAGTTCCAACAACTAATTAAAGGACCATCTTAAATAATGTTTTTTGAAAAGAATCGCAATATCGAAAAATCGTCACAGGAGAGAAGATGACAACAGATACGATGTTTTCGTTTACTTTAAAATTAGCCCATGTTATTTTTCAAAAAAAGAAAATTTCAAACAAATCGTCAATCGAAACATAGCGCAGGTTATTCACACGTCCAACATCCTTTTTTTCCATAAAATCCTGTGCAAAGGAGCGCATAATGAAGCTGAAGATTGGGTCAAAAGTAAACATACTTATTATATCTGCCGTAGTGCTTGTGGGCGGAGCTGCTTTATTATTTTCCGTATCCGCTTTAAAGCATGAGGGGCTGCTCGCTATTGAAAGATATAGCACTGACATGATGGCGGTAAAAAAGGGCAACATCAAGGACCGGGTCATTTCTACGTACACCATTGCCAAAGCAAGCCTTGATGCGGCGAGAGATAAAAAGGCCATCAAAGAAACCTATGGAAACAAAGTAAAAGCGGTAGTAAACCAGGCCATAGCGGTATTCGAAGCCAATAATATGCCAAATGATTTTAAAACGCTTGAAGAGCGCCAAGCAGATGCAATCAAAGTAATTGACAAAATGCGCTGGGGCGTTGACGGAAAGAACTATTTTTGGATCCAAGACATGGACGGCTACATGATTCATCACCCCTTAAGCAAGCACCTGAACGGAAAATATCTTAGAGATATACAAGATCCGGATGGCGTACGACTTTTTGTTGAAATGGAGCGCCTTGCAGAAAAAGACGGCGACGGATTTGTGGAGTATAAATGGCCAAAGCCCGGGGTTCAGAAACCCCAGAATAAAATCTCTTATGTCAAACTGTTTACGCCCTGGAACTGGATCATCGGCGCCGGTATCTATCTTGAATCCACTGAAAAAGAGGCCCAGCAGGATGCGCTCAGAAACATCGGATCTATTCGGTATGGGAAAGACGGTCTTGGCTATTTTTTCATTTATGATTCCAAGGGCAACTGTCTCCTCCTGCCCACCCAACCAGAAGCAGTGGGCACAAATCGGTGGGATTTAAAGGACAGCAAAGGGCAGCATTTTATTCGAGAAATGATTGAAAAGGCCAATGCGGGCACCGAGGGAGATTTTGTAGAATACTTTTATAAAAAACCGGGGAGCACTGAAAATTTCAAAAAAATTTCCTATGTAAGAAAATTACCGGAATGGGACTGGTACATCGGTACAGGCACCTATACGGATGATGTTGAAACGGCTGTTGCCAACGAGCAAAAAGAAATAAAACACGCCGTGAAAGCTGCGACCATGAAGATTTTGTTCATTGTTCTGGGGATTATGGTATTGTCGGTGGTGGTCTCTTATTTTGTTGTGGCCAAAGGCATTGTGACACCTTTACGCCACATGATCAATATGCTTGAAGACATCGCTTCGGGAGAAGGAGATCTGACCAAACGAATTATAGATACCTCCGGTGACGAGACCCAGGAACTTGCCGAAGGGTTTAACCGGTTCATTGAAAATATTCAGACCATGATTGCAAAGATTAAAGGCGATACTGAGGCGCTTACCGATTCTTCCTCAGAACTTGCCGACATTTCCGACCAATTGAATTCAGCCGCAGAAGAAACCTCGGACAGGGCAGATTCCGTTACATCGGCATCGGAAAAGATGAGTTTGAATATGAATTCCATGTCTGCCGCCATGGAACAGTCCGCCGGCAATATCAACATGGTTTCTGCCGCATCAGAGGAGATGAATTCAACGATTTCCGAGATCGCTCATAATGCTGAAAAAGCCCGTAATATGACAACAGAGGCCGTTGGGCAGACAGAACATGCCAGTACCCAGGTAAAAGATCTTGGTACGGCGGCCCAAAAAATATTTACCGTGGTGGAGACCATTACCGAAATCTCTTCTCAGGTCAACCTACTGGCTCTGAACGCAACTATCGAGGCGGCCAGAGCAGGAGAAGCAGGCAAAGGATTTGCGGTTGTTGCCAATGAGATCAAGGATCTGGCAAATCAGACAGCCGAGGCCTCGAGCCAAATTAAAGAACGCGTAACCGGCATTCAACAGTCCACGGAAGGGACCACAGCAGAGATCACCGCCATCGCAAAAGAGGTGGAAGACATCAATGAAATTGTGTCAACCATTGCGGCGGCTGTTGAAGAGCAGTCCGCAACCACCAACGAGATCGCCCAGAATATTTCCCAGGCGTCTGTTGGTATTTCAGAGGTAAATGAAAATATTTCCGAAGGATCCGACACGGCAAAAGGGGTATCCCAAGATGTGGCGGAAGTAACCACTGCCGCCTCTCGGATTGTGGATGCCAGCCGGCAAGTAAAAAACAAAGCTGCCGGACTGTCGAAATTGGCGGAAACCCTTGCCCAGATGATGTCCAAATTTAAAGTCTAAGCGCTTTTGGCTAAAATGGGGTCCACCCTGCCATGGCCGTTATTGAAAATTGACATCAGTGCCTGTTTTGACTAAAATCGTATATTTTGTCTTAGATAACACAAGATTGACAGACACAAATTCTATCCGGCAGACCGCCGGGTAACTGGAACCGAATAGAAACGAAATAAGGAATTTACCTGTGATTACAGCCAATGAAAATTACAACAAACTGACGGCCTCATATTTATTTGCGGATATTGCCAAGCGGGTTCAAAACTACCAAGACAACAATCCTGACAAAGATGTGATCCGCCTTGGTATCGGCGATGTAACCCTGCCCCTTCCCACCGCAGTTGTTCAGGGATTTAAAAAGGGCGTGGATGAAATGGCTGAGGATGCCACGTTTAGAGGGTATGGTCCCGAGCAGGGATATCTGTTTTTAAGACAGGCCATGGCAGCCGTTGATTTCCAGTCCAGGGGTGCGGACATTGAGGCGGATGAAATTTTTGTATCTGACGGAGCCAAATGCGATACAGGCAATTTCCAGGAGCTCTTCTCCAATGATATTACCATTGCCATTCCGGACCCGGTATATCCGGTGTACCTGGATACCAATGTCATGGCCGGCAGAACAGGCGCCTTTAAGGACGGACGCTACGAGGGTATCGTTTACATGGACTGCCTGAAAGAAAATGGATTTATGCCGGATTTTCCTGACTCACCAGTGGATTTGATCTATCTTTGTTTCCCCAACAACCCCACAGGATCTACGGCCACCAAAGAGCAACTTGCTGCTTGGGTGGATTATGCACGGGACAATAAAGCCCTGATCCTGTTTGATGCCGCTTATGAGGCCTTTATCCGGGATGAAACGCTTCCCAGAAGCATTTATGAAATCCCCGGCGCCAAAGAAGTGGCCGTGGAATTCAGGAGCCTTTCCAAAACAGCCGGTTTCACAGGGACCCGCTGCGGATTTACAGTGGTACCCAAGGCATGCATGATCTATACGGCCGAAGGGGCTAAGGTATCGTTGCACGATATGTGGAATCGTCGGCAATCCACCAAATTCAACGGGGTCTCCTATCCGGTGCAAAAGGCTGCGGAAGCGGTTTACAGCCCTGAGGGCCAAGCCCAGATTAAAGCAAACATTGACTATTACCTGGCCAATGCCGGGGTGATTCGCCAGACCATGACCGACCTTGGGTTTGACCATGTGGGCGGTGAAAATTCTCCATACATCTGGATTGACGGTAATGGCCGGGATTCCTGGGAATTTTTTGACTTGCTGCTGGACAAGGCAGGCGTGGTTTGCACCCCCGGCCAGGGTTTTGGCAGGTGTGGCGCGCAGTTCATAAGAATTTCTGCGTTTAACAGTCCTGAAAATGTAGCCAAGGCTATGGCACGCTTAAAAGATGTTTTAAAATGACCGATTTTTTCAAAGTAAAACCCCTGGATGAAGTTCTGGGGATGGCACAACTTTTTGCCCCTGTGGGTATAGAGGAATTACACATCCATGATGCCTTTTCAAGAGTTCTTGCAAAGGATCTGGTTGCCGGCGAGGATCTGCCCGGATTCAGGCGCTCTTGCATGGATGGATATGCGGTAAACGCCCCGTCCACCTTTGGGGCATCGGAATCCGGCCCGGCATGGCTGACCCTCAAGGGTTCCATCGCCATGGGGGATATTCCGGACTTTGAACTGGCACCAGGGGAAGCGGCCCGGATCTCCACCGGCGGTATGCTGCCAAAAGGCGCGGACGCGGTTGTCATGGTGGAGCACACCGAGGCTGTGGACGAACAGTCCATTGAAGTATACAAATCCGTGGCTCCGCTGCAGCATGTCATTGATGTAACCGAGGATTTTCCAAAAGGCCAGACCGTCATTGAAAAAGGCCGCCTGATGCGCCCCCAGGAAATCGGCCTGGCGGCAGGTTTGGGCCACACCCGAATCCACGCATATAAGCTGCCCAAAATAGGCATCATCTCCACCGGGGATGAAGTGATCCCTGTGGATAAGACCCCTGCCCCCGGCAGGATACGCGATATTAATTCCTATTCTTTGTCTGCCCTGGTTACCCAGGCCGGCGGAGAACCTGTGCGGTACGGCATCGTAAAAGATGACCCCAAAGCGTTGGGCGCCATGTGCAAAAAAGCGTTGGCACACACGGACATGGTGCTGCTTTCAGGCGGCTCCTCAGTGGGAACAAGGGACTATACGGTTGAGGTGCTGTCAGCCCTGCCGGATACCCAGATCCTGGTTCACGGTATTTCCGTAAGCCCGGGCAAGCCAACCATCCTGGCACGGTCAAGTCACACCCCCGTGTGGGGACTGCCCGGCCAGGTGGTCTCAGCCATGGTGGTGTTCCAGGTGGTGGTGACGGCTTTCCTTCACCGGCTAAAAGGCTTGTCTCGGCCCATAGCCCAGGTAAAAACATCGGCCCGGTTGTCCCGGAACATCGCATCCTCCCAAGGCAGACGTGATTTTGTACGGGTGATGCTGGAAAACGACGGCCAGGATCTTGTGGCCCGCCCTGTTCTTGGCAAGTCCGGTTTGATTCGGACCATGGTCCAGGCTGACGGGCTGCTTGAAATCGGTGAGCATGTTGAAGGCCTTGAGAAGGGCAGCATGGTAGATATCATTCTTTTAAATTAATGTTTGAACAAAAAGTCACCCACCTGCGGCGTTGCAAAAAAATTTAAATCCTCACAACCAGTAGGTTGCTCCGGTTTTAAATTTTTTTGCGCCTTGCATCTGGGCAACTTTTTATCCAAACACTGATTTTTCGTTCAGGCACCAAATTATTGGGCGCATCGAGAGAGAAACTTATGGAAACAAAACGAAATGTTTATTTGAGTATGGTGGGAATCGAACAGGCCCAGGATTGTCTGTTTGAAAATTTTGGTCACCTGGAAACAGGTTTAGAGACTCTGGATGTAGTCCAGGCCAGGAACAGGGTGTTGGCGGAACCGGCTGTGGCCGCAATCTCTTCGCCCAATTTTCACGCGTCAGCCATGGATGGGGTAGCTGTGGATGCCCAGATTACCTTTGGGGCAAGCGATGAGGCCCCAAAATCTTTGACCATTGGAAAAACCGCTTTTTGGGTGAATACCGGTCATGTGCTGCCCCGGGATACCAATGCCGTAATCATGATTGAAAACCTCAATATTCTGGATGACAACACCATTGAAATTGAGGCACCCGCGTTCCCTTGGCAGCATGTCCGGAAAATGGGAGAGGATATCGTGGCCACCCAGCTGCTCTTTCCCAGGGACCAAAAAATCAATGCCTATGCCATGGGTGCGCTCCTGTCCGGGGGGGTGTTCAAGGTGTCAGTGAGAAAAAGGCCCAGGGTGCTTATTATTCCAACTGGATCGGAACTTAAGCGCTGGCAGGATGTGACACCGGAGACCATGGAGTCAGGAGATGTGGTAGAGTCAAACTCCACCGTATTGACGGCGCTGTGCGCCGATCATGGGGCGGATGCCACGGTAAATACCATGCTTGAAGATGATCTTGAGACCATTCAGACGGCTGTATCCAATGGGGTGGACCAGGGATACGACATGGTCATGATTCTGGGTGGGTCCTCTGCCGGATCCAAGGATTATTCAAAACCGGTGATTAAAAATTTAGGACAAGTTTATGTCCATGGCGTGACGATGATGCCGGGCAAGCCCATGATGTTCGGCCGGATTAAAGAGACTCCGGTTTTCGGGATCCCCGGCTATCCGGTATCTGCCATCGTTGCATTTGAAACCTTTGCAGGGCCTCTGTTGTTGAAGATGCAGCATCTGCCCCCTCTAAAACAGGACATCGTGGAGGTTTCTCCGGTCAGAAAAGTCGCATCAAAACTGGGCCAAGAAGAATTTTTAAGGGTGAAAATCGGCTCTGTTGACGGCCGGCTCATGTCCTCCCAACTCCCCCGGGGGTCGGGAAGCATCACGACACTGACCGAAGCCGACGGCATTATACGAATTCCACAGCATGTGGAAGGCATTAAAGCCGGCGATAAAATCCAGGCACACCTGCTTCGCTCTTTGCCATCCATCGAAAACACGGTGGTCATCACAGGCTCCCATGACAACACCCTTGACCTTCTGGCGGATCAAATCCGGTTGGAACATCCGGGCATGGGAATCTCTTCCAGCCATGTGGGCAGTATGGGCGGCCTGATGGCCATTAAAAAGGGGGGGTGCCATATGGCCGGCTGCCACCTGCTGGACCCAGATGACGGTTCCTATAATGTTTCATACCTGAAAAAGTACCTACCGGATGTACCGATACGCCTGGTAAATCTGGTGATGCGCCAACAAGGCTTGATTCTGCCCAAAGGCAATCCGGACAATATAAAAGGACTTTCAGATATTGTTGAAAAAAAAATAGCCTTTATGAACCGCCAGCCGGGTTCGGGAACTCGAATTCTTTTTGACTTCAGTTTAAAAGAAAATGGACTGTCTGCCGCAGATATCCCAGGCTATGAAAATGAAGAATACACCCACATGTCCGTTGCTGTGGCCGTCTTATCAGGCCGTGCCGGCGCTGGATTGGGTATCAAGGCCGCGGCACTGGCCCTAAAGCTGGATTTTTTGCCTATTGTCACTGAATCCTACGATCTGGTCATTCCTGAAATCTATTATAAACTGCCCAAAGTTCAGGCCCTTCTAAGCGCCATTCAATCGGATCAATTTAAAAAACGGGTTATGGCATTAGGTGGATACGGCGTAGAGAATACCGGCCAGGAATTATTTCGCTCTATTTAAAATCTGAATAATTGAAGGTGTTTGGCCAAAAAATTGCCAGATGCAAGGCGCATGAAAACTTGCAGCCGGAGCAACCTGAAGGTTGTGAGGATTGCAAATTTTCATGCAACGCCGCAGGTGGTGACTTTTTGCTCAAACAACACTAAAAAACAATAATCTAACACCCTTATAATCTCTTTTTAACCCTTGTCTGGTAAATATTTTCCTGTATTTTTCCTAAATTCTTTTGTCATGGAGGCAAATACAGAAAATGACACAGATTTCGCAAGTATCTTCAGACAGGTATTATCCTTTGGACAACGAGCCCTACATGAGTGAAGGGCAACTCGCTTATTTTAAAGGCAAACTGACACAGCGAAAGGATGAACTGCGCAACAGAATTTCTAAATCCATCAAAAAAATTAAAACCCTTGAAGCAGCCCAGGCCGATATCCTTGACCGAAGCAACTCATACATTGACCTAGAACTTGAGGTCAAAAGTTTTGAGCGCCATTCAGATATGATTGAACAGGTAGATCATGCGTTGGCGCGTATTGACGACGGCAGCTTCGGATATTGTGAACTGACCGGTGATGAGATCGGGCTTCGGCGACTGGAAGCGATTCCTTTTGCAACCATGTCAATCAAAGCACTGGAAGCATTTGAATCAGACCAGAGACGTATGTTCATCGTAAATTGAGACGTAATCGTGCTTTTATAATTTAAGCACAAGCAAAAAACCGAAAAATCCCTGCCGAACCAATGTCCGGCAGGGATTTTTATTTACTTAAAATATGGCGCTTAACCGCTAAATCTCAAGGTTTAGTAGGGATGTATTTCAACCCTTCTGTTCAGGGAGCGGCCAAAGTCAGTGCTGTTCAAGGCAACCGGTTTGTCAAAGCCAAAGCCTGTGGTGGCCAGACGGTTGCGGGCAATGCCTTTGTCAACCAGATAGTTCGCAACGGCATTGGCACGTCTCAGGGACAGGTCCATATTGTATTTTTTAGAACCGATATTATCCGTGTGACCCTGAAGCTCAACACTCATTGCCGGATTTTTCTCCAAAATTTCATACACGGCATCAAGCTGAGCAAAGGTTTCAGGTTTGATGACAGCTTTGTCAAAATCAAACAATACGTTGTCAAGAACCCAGCAGCCAACGGCATTTACTTTTGCACCCACAGGTGTTCCGGGGCACTGGTCATCAGGATCAAGGACGCCGTCACCGTCACTGTCCATGGGAGAAGGTGCAGGGGCAGGGGCAGGGACATCAGCTTCTGCCAGGAATACATTTTCAACAAATGCGCCCATGGACTCAGTGCTCATAAGTTCCTTGGCGTTTATCAGATTTGCGCAACCGCCGATTTCAGCAATCTGAGAAAGGAATGCCGTTCCTTCTTCAGCGGTGCCTACCTGAATGGGGTAAAAGCAGATCGCATCGCCATACTGCTCCTTAACAGCCTGGGCCTGGGCAGTATCCCCTTCCATGTCCAAACCGTCGGAAATGATAATAACAGCGGTTTTTCCGGGAAGGCTTTCAAGATCGGCGCCCATGGCGGTCATGGCTGATCCAAGGGGGCTGTATCCGCCTGCCTTTGAAACCTCAGCAAGTTTTTCAGCCAAAGCGGCTGAGTTATAATTTTCCATGCCGTAAAACAATTCGGTTTCGTTTTTAGATATGGAATCTGCATGTCCAAACGTTCTCAAACCGGCAGTCTGTCCGAGTTCAGGAATGGTCATGTTCATTTGTTCTGCAACCGCTTGCCCGATCATGAATTTTGGGTTGCCCATACAGTCGTCTTCCATGGAGCTGGAGGCATCCAGTATAATGACGAAATTAGCCACTTTAGACTGATACATGGAGGCATCAAACTGTTTAGCGGAAAATGAAGGGAGCCCGGCAGGTTCCTTCGCCGCACACCCAAACAGGAAGAGGAATGCGGTGAGAGTTAAAACGGCTTGCATGAAACGTTTCTTTTTCATCTGATCTCCTTTTTTTTCAAAATTAGTATTAAATTCTTGTTTAAATTGATGAGTACCCGTACAAAGAATTCGGATTATTCTACAAAAGAACATAAATGAAATCAACTGTTCTTTTTCAATATAAAAGCGCAGGCAGAGCGGGTTCTTTCAACATCCAGCTCCACG
This window of the uncultured Desulfobacter sp. genome carries:
- a CDS encoding 1-acyl-sn-glycerol-3-phosphate acyltransferase; this translates as MFINPFPFLFSALGKLLYAGMGWTYDPLPAYWEPRCVVIGFPHTTNLDTVRALAYIKLAGIDAKLLIKSKWFFFPMSLFLKSLGGIPVKRDKARGFVGGVIKRYEENEELVVALVPEGTRRSVSTIKTGFWYIAKGADVPIICWYLDNHSKRTRWLGKIHPGKSLEQDLEKIQSLYKCAGFLIPTQTKNSRNS
- a CDS encoding molybdopterin biosynthesis protein, which codes for METKRNVYLSMVGIEQAQDCLFENFGHLETGLETLDVVQARNRVLAEPAVAAISSPNFHASAMDGVAVDAQITFGASDEAPKSLTIGKTAFWVNTGHVLPRDTNAVIMIENLNILDDNTIEIEAPAFPWQHVRKMGEDIVATQLLFPRDQKINAYAMGALLSGGVFKVSVRKRPRVLIIPTGSELKRWQDVTPETMESGDVVESNSTVLTALCADHGADATVNTMLEDDLETIQTAVSNGVDQGYDMVMILGGSSAGSKDYSKPVIKNLGQVYVHGVTMMPGKPMMFGRIKETPVFGIPGYPVSAIVAFETFAGPLLLKMQHLPPLKQDIVEVSPVRKVASKLGQEEFLRVKIGSVDGRLMSSQLPRGSGSITTLTEADGIIRIPQHVEGIKAGDKIQAHLLRSLPSIENTVVITGSHDNTLDLLADQIRLEHPGMGISSSHVGSMGGLMAIKKGGCHMAGCHLLDPDDGSYNVSYLKKYLPDVPIRLVNLVMRQQGLILPKGNPDNIKGLSDIVEKKIAFMNRQPGSGTRILFDFSLKENGLSAADIPGYENEEYTHMSVAVAVLSGRAGAGLGIKAAALALKLDFLPIVTESYDLVIPEIYYKLPKVQALLSAIQSDQFKKRVMALGGYGVENTGQELFRSI
- a CDS encoding OmpA family protein: MKKKRFMQAVLTLTAFLFLFGCAAKEPAGLPSFSAKQFDASMYQSKVANFVIILDASSSMEDDCMGNPKFMIGQAVAEQMNMTIPELGQTAGLRTFGHADSISKNETELFYGMENYNSAALAEKLAEVSKAGGYSPLGSAMTAMGADLESLPGKTAVIIISDGLDMEGDTAQAQAVKEQYGDAICFYPIQVGTAEEGTAFLSQIAEIGGCANLINAKELMSTESMGAFVENVFLAEADVPAPAPAPSPMDSDGDGVLDPDDQCPGTPVGAKVNAVGCWVLDNVLFDFDKAVIKPETFAQLDAVYEILEKNPAMSVELQGHTDNIGSKKYNMDLSLRRANAVANYLVDKGIARNRLATTGFGFDKPVALNSTDFGRSLNRRVEIHPY
- a CDS encoding LL-diaminopimelate aminotransferase, which codes for MITANENYNKLTASYLFADIAKRVQNYQDNNPDKDVIRLGIGDVTLPLPTAVVQGFKKGVDEMAEDATFRGYGPEQGYLFLRQAMAAVDFQSRGADIEADEIFVSDGAKCDTGNFQELFSNDITIAIPDPVYPVYLDTNVMAGRTGAFKDGRYEGIVYMDCLKENGFMPDFPDSPVDLIYLCFPNNPTGSTATKEQLAAWVDYARDNKALILFDAAYEAFIRDETLPRSIYEIPGAKEVAVEFRSLSKTAGFTGTRCGFTVVPKACMIYTAEGAKVSLHDMWNRRQSTKFNGVSYPVQKAAEAVYSPEGQAQIKANIDYYLANAGVIRQTMTDLGFDHVGGENSPYIWIDGNGRDSWEFFDLLLDKAGVVCTPGQGFGRCGAQFIRISAFNSPENVAKAMARLKDVLK
- a CDS encoding methyl-accepting chemotaxis protein; protein product: MKLKIGSKVNILIISAVVLVGGAALLFSVSALKHEGLLAIERYSTDMMAVKKGNIKDRVISTYTIAKASLDAARDKKAIKETYGNKVKAVVNQAIAVFEANNMPNDFKTLEERQADAIKVIDKMRWGVDGKNYFWIQDMDGYMIHHPLSKHLNGKYLRDIQDPDGVRLFVEMERLAEKDGDGFVEYKWPKPGVQKPQNKISYVKLFTPWNWIIGAGIYLESTEKEAQQDALRNIGSIRYGKDGLGYFFIYDSKGNCLLLPTQPEAVGTNRWDLKDSKGQHFIREMIEKANAGTEGDFVEYFYKKPGSTENFKKISYVRKLPEWDWYIGTGTYTDDVETAVANEQKEIKHAVKAATMKILFIVLGIMVLSVVVSYFVVAKGIVTPLRHMINMLEDIASGEGDLTKRIIDTSGDETQELAEGFNRFIENIQTMIAKIKGDTEALTDSSSELADISDQLNSAAEETSDRADSVTSASEKMSLNMNSMSAAMEQSAGNINMVSAASEEMNSTISEIAHNAEKARNMTTEAVGQTEHASTQVKDLGTAAQKIFTVVETITEISSQVNLLALNATIEAARAGEAGKGFAVVANEIKDLANQTAEASSQIKERVTGIQQSTEGTTAEITAIAKEVEDINEIVSTIAAAVEEQSATTNEIAQNISQASVGISEVNENISEGSDTAKGVSQDVAEVTTAASRIVDASRQVKNKAAGLSKLAETLAQMMSKFKV
- a CDS encoding TraR/DksA family transcriptional regulator codes for the protein MTQISQVSSDRYYPLDNEPYMSEGQLAYFKGKLTQRKDELRNRISKSIKKIKTLEAAQADILDRSNSYIDLELEVKSFERHSDMIEQVDHALARIDDGSFGYCELTGDEIGLRRLEAIPFATMSIKALEAFESDQRRMFIVN
- the glp gene encoding gephyrin-like molybdotransferase Glp; the protein is MTDFFKVKPLDEVLGMAQLFAPVGIEELHIHDAFSRVLAKDLVAGEDLPGFRRSCMDGYAVNAPSTFGASESGPAWLTLKGSIAMGDIPDFELAPGEAARISTGGMLPKGADAVVMVEHTEAVDEQSIEVYKSVAPLQHVIDVTEDFPKGQTVIEKGRLMRPQEIGLAAGLGHTRIHAYKLPKIGIISTGDEVIPVDKTPAPGRIRDINSYSLSALVTQAGGEPVRYGIVKDDPKALGAMCKKALAHTDMVLLSGGSSVGTRDYTVEVLSALPDTQILVHGISVSPGKPTILARSSHTPVWGLPGQVVSAMVVFQVVVTAFLHRLKGLSRPIAQVKTSARLSRNIASSQGRRDFVRVMLENDGQDLVARPVLGKSGLIRTMVQADGLLEIGEHVEGLEKGSMVDIILLN